From Acinetobacter sp. ASP199, the proteins below share one genomic window:
- a CDS encoding sulfonate ABC transporter substrate-binding protein, which produces MNAVLVACSMLGSSAAWAVDPSVKQLRVGYQKASVNLVIAKQQKLFEQEFPNAKITWNEFPGGPQILEALAVGSIDIGATGDTPPVYAQAGNKPLHYFAYETAKPLASAILVQHNSKITKLSQLKGKRVGVHRGSSSHYLLVQAIRKAGLQWTDIQPIWLSPADARAAFQKGAIDAWAIWDPYYAAAQIEDKARVLSSGKGLSPNYTFYLASENLIKNQPQALKGIIKQVNVADKWVQSHRTESAKIFAQSTGLKPVVSQTFIQRRPNPSTAAPLTKKVIAEQQELANRFSELKIIPKSINIQQAVWAGK; this is translated from the coding sequence ATGAATGCCGTATTAGTTGCTTGTTCGATGTTGGGTTCAAGTGCCGCCTGGGCAGTGGATCCATCCGTGAAGCAGCTTCGTGTAGGCTATCAAAAAGCTTCAGTAAATCTGGTCATTGCAAAACAGCAAAAGCTGTTTGAACAGGAATTTCCAAATGCAAAAATTACCTGGAATGAATTTCCAGGCGGGCCGCAAATTTTAGAAGCATTAGCTGTAGGTTCTATTGATATCGGTGCAACTGGAGATACTCCTCCTGTCTACGCGCAAGCTGGCAATAAGCCATTACACTATTTTGCGTATGAAACTGCAAAACCGCTAGCATCTGCCATTCTGGTACAACACAATTCCAAAATTACCAAACTGAGCCAGTTAAAAGGTAAGCGTGTCGGCGTTCACCGTGGTTCCAGCTCACATTATTTACTGGTCCAGGCAATACGTAAAGCCGGTTTGCAATGGACTGATATCCAGCCCATCTGGTTAAGCCCTGCGGATGCACGTGCAGCTTTCCAGAAAGGTGCAATTGATGCCTGGGCGATTTGGGACCCGTACTATGCCGCAGCACAAATAGAAGATAAAGCAAGAGTCTTATCTTCAGGGAAAGGCTTAAGTCCCAATTACACCTTCTATCTGGCTTCAGAAAATTTAATCAAAAATCAACCGCAAGCATTAAAAGGCATTATCAAGCAGGTCAATGTTGCAGATAAATGGGTACAAAGTCATAGAACTGAATCTGCAAAAATCTTTGCACAAAGTACCGGGCTAAAGCCAGTGGTTAGCCAGACCTTTATCCAGCGTCGTCCTAATCCATCTACTGCTGCACCACTGACCAAAAAAGTGATTGCCGAACAGCAAGAACTGGCGAACCGTTTTAGCGAACTCAAGATCATTCCGAAATCTATCAATATTCAGCAAGCCGTTTGGGCAGGCAAATAA
- the ssuC gene encoding aliphatic sulfonate ABC transporter permease SsuC, which produces MSKVVSVETLQEKKVSRGTQLGQRLLPWLVPFALITFWQLASSTGLLESRILPAPTAVVAAFWGLLISGELWTHVQVSAGRAISGLLIGGGLGLILGLLNGSSKTASTLLDTTLQMIRNIPALALIPLVILWFGIDESAKLFLVAIGVFFPIYINTYHGIRSVDPQLIEMGKSYGLTRWQLYKEIILPGAMPSILVGLRFALGLVWVLLIVAETISAQSGIGYMTMNAREFLQTDVVLVGILLYALLGKLADVLAVALERFLLRWHAGYQK; this is translated from the coding sequence ATGTCGAAAGTGGTTTCCGTCGAAACGCTGCAAGAAAAAAAGGTTTCACGTGGAACACAATTGGGGCAGCGTTTGCTGCCTTGGTTGGTTCCATTTGCTTTAATTACATTTTGGCAGTTAGCATCAAGCACGGGTTTGTTAGAGAGTCGAATCTTACCTGCGCCAACGGCAGTCGTTGCGGCATTCTGGGGTTTACTCATCAGTGGTGAACTGTGGACGCATGTGCAAGTCAGTGCTGGACGTGCCATCAGTGGTTTATTGATTGGTGGTGGCTTGGGTCTTATTTTGGGTTTACTCAATGGCTCATCTAAAACAGCTTCAACGTTGCTTGATACTACCTTACAAATGATTCGAAACATCCCTGCCCTGGCTTTGATTCCTTTGGTGATTTTATGGTTCGGGATTGATGAATCAGCAAAATTATTCTTGGTGGCGATTGGGGTATTTTTCCCGATCTATATCAACACCTATCATGGTATTCGCTCGGTTGATCCGCAACTCATTGAAATGGGAAAAAGCTATGGCTTAACCCGTTGGCAGCTCTATAAAGAAATTATTTTACCCGGTGCAATGCCTTCAATTTTAGTTGGGTTACGCTTTGCCCTTGGTCTTGTATGGGTATTGCTCATCGTTGCAGAAACGATTTCGGCGCAATCTGGTATCGGTTATATGACCATGAATGCACGTGAATTCCTGCAAACTGATGTCGTACTAGTCGGTATTTTACTCTATGCCCTACTCGGCAAACTGGCGGATGTTCTGGCGGTTGCTTTGGAACGTTTCCTGCTGCGCTGGCATGCTGGCTATCAAAAATAA
- a CDS encoding sulfonate ABC transporter substrate-binding protein: MRQSTIKFIAKTAALSTAIAGVMLLSGCSKKEENVTLNIGFQKYGVLPILKERGTLETSLKQQGVNVKWVEFPAGPQLLEGLNVGSVSFGEAGEAPPIFAQAANSKLVYVANQPEAPKAEALIVQKDSNIQSVQDLKGKRVALNKGSNVHYLLLKILEANNLKLSDIEVVYLPPSDARAAFERGAVDAWVIWDPFFAAAEHQIGARVIATGENIVSNHQFYLADRKFAEANPQIIEAVVNELNLTTEWVYSHQDEAAKLLEKPTGLAFDVLKTSISRMSFGVKPLTPEVAQKQQQVADAFYGQQLIPAKLNIQSAILTK; the protein is encoded by the coding sequence ATGCGCCAGTCTACGATTAAGTTCATTGCAAAAACAGCAGCTCTCAGTACTGCTATTGCTGGCGTGATGTTGCTCTCTGGCTGCTCCAAAAAAGAAGAAAATGTAACGCTGAATATCGGCTTCCAAAAATATGGCGTACTTCCAATCTTGAAAGAACGCGGCACCTTGGAAACCTCATTAAAACAACAAGGCGTAAATGTGAAATGGGTAGAATTCCCGGCGGGCCCACAGTTACTTGAAGGTTTAAATGTGGGCAGCGTGTCTTTTGGTGAGGCGGGTGAAGCACCACCCATCTTTGCACAAGCAGCGAACTCAAAGCTGGTGTACGTAGCCAACCAGCCTGAAGCACCAAAAGCTGAAGCTTTAATCGTACAAAAAGACTCAAACATTCAGTCTGTACAGGACCTGAAAGGCAAACGTGTTGCACTAAACAAAGGTTCAAACGTTCATTATTTACTATTAAAAATCCTTGAAGCCAATAATCTGAAACTCAGTGATATCGAAGTGGTTTACCTGCCACCTTCTGATGCACGTGCAGCTTTTGAGCGTGGTGCGGTTGATGCCTGGGTGATCTGGGATCCGTTCTTCGCCGCAGCAGAACATCAGATTGGTGCACGTGTAATTGCAACTGGTGAGAATATCGTGAGCAACCATCAATTCTATCTGGCTGATCGTAAGTTTGCTGAAGCCAACCCACAGATTATTGAAGCGGTGGTGAATGAGTTGAACCTGACGACAGAGTGGGTGTATAGCCATCAGGATGAGGCAGCGAAACTTCTAGAAAAACCGACAGGCCTGGCATTTGATGTATTGAAAACCTCAATTTCACGTATGAGCTTTGGGGTAAAACCACTGACTCCAGAAGTGGCGCAAAAACAACAACAGGTCGCGGATGCCTTCTATGGCCAGCAACTGATTCCAGCAAAACTCAATATTCAATCAGCAATTTTAACCAAGTAA
- the argA gene encoding amino-acid N-acetyltransferase, producing the protein MNSAEPSQSTTLQYVHWFRHSAPYINAHRNKTFVIMFDGEAVLHDNFQHIIHDIALLHSLGIHLILVHGARPQINQNLAASQMSTPFHRQRRITTRESLSCVMNAVGSIRLQIEALLSMGLANSPMYGARIDVVSGNFVTAKPYGIRDGIDFQLTGEVRTVDTDAIQRHLDSHNIVVLGPTGYSTTGEVFNLLAEEVATKTAIRIKADKLIFLGKQHGLLNTDGQLQREVQPSQLDAYMMQDAQDVPSELTLQLRAAQEASMNGVNRVHLISYAHDGALLEELFTRDGSGTLITDAHYEDVRMATIQDVGGLINLLRPLEEEGILVYRSRERLENEVEQFAVIERDGMILACAALYPIPTTGNELRSAEIACVAVDPSYRKSNRGSQILNYLEDKARSMGIQQLFILTTRTAHWFLEQGFEQSSVDDLPDARQALYNYQRNSLVCKKSL; encoded by the coding sequence ATGAATTCAGCAGAACCTTCTCAAAGCACAACTTTGCAATATGTGCATTGGTTTCGACATTCTGCGCCCTATATCAATGCGCACCGCAACAAGACCTTTGTGATCATGTTTGATGGCGAGGCGGTGCTGCATGACAACTTCCAGCATATTATTCATGATATTGCCCTGCTACATTCCCTCGGAATCCATCTGATTCTGGTGCATGGTGCGCGTCCACAGATCAACCAGAATCTGGCAGCGAGCCAGATGAGCACGCCGTTTCATCGCCAGCGCCGAATCACCACCCGTGAATCGCTAAGCTGTGTCATGAATGCAGTGGGTTCAATCCGCCTGCAGATTGAAGCCCTGCTCTCGATGGGACTAGCCAACTCACCCATGTATGGTGCCCGCATTGATGTGGTATCCGGTAATTTTGTGACTGCCAAGCCTTATGGAATTCGTGACGGTATTGATTTCCAGTTAACCGGTGAGGTCCGTACGGTAGATACCGATGCGATTCAGCGTCATCTCGACAGCCATAACATTGTAGTGCTTGGACCAACCGGCTATTCCACCACTGGCGAAGTGTTTAACCTGCTGGCTGAGGAAGTGGCAACTAAAACTGCGATTCGCATTAAGGCAGATAAGCTGATTTTTCTGGGTAAACAGCATGGCCTGCTGAATACGGATGGACAATTGCAGCGTGAAGTGCAGCCAAGTCAGCTGGATGCTTATATGATGCAGGATGCTCAAGACGTGCCATCCGAACTTACTTTGCAACTTCGTGCCGCACAGGAAGCCTCGATGAATGGCGTCAATCGCGTACATCTGATTTCCTATGCTCATGATGGCGCGCTGCTGGAGGAACTATTTACCCGAGATGGTTCCGGCACCCTGATTACCGATGCACATTATGAAGATGTACGCATGGCCACCATTCAGGATGTTGGCGGTCTGATTAACCTGCTACGTCCTTTGGAAGAAGAAGGCATTCTGGTGTATCGCTCACGCGAACGTCTGGAAAATGAAGTTGAGCAATTTGCGGTTATTGAACGTGATGGCATGATTCTGGCCTGTGCCGCATTATACCCGATTCCAACCACAGGGAATGAGCTGCGTTCTGCTGAAATTGCCTGTGTTGCTGTGGATCCGAGTTACCGCAAGTCCAACCGCGGCAGCCAGATTCTGAATTATCTGGAAGATAAAGCCCGAAGCATGGGTATTCAACAGCTATTTATTCTCACTACTCGCACCGCACACTGGTTCCTGGAACAAGGCTTTGAACAGTCTTCTGTCGATGATCTGCCCGATGCCCGTCAGGCGCTGTATAACTATCAGCGTAATTCTCTGGTGTGTAAGAAGTCACTTTAA
- a CDS encoding RcnB family protein, with the protein MKKLLVALTMSISALMLTNVANAAPHFDDERHMDKRQGQAKKFRDRADNNQEDRRRMREERGVKRLQQMKWQPGYVMPQHYRGKGYKVEYRDHKLPKPDRKQQWYKVNNEYILVDSDNNSIIRILGH; encoded by the coding sequence ATGAAAAAGCTTTTGGTTGCTTTGACAATGTCTATCAGTGCATTAATGCTGACGAATGTTGCCAATGCTGCACCGCATTTTGATGATGAACGTCATATGGATAAACGCCAAGGTCAGGCTAAGAAATTCCGTGATCGCGCAGATAACAACCAGGAAGACCGTCGCCGCATGCGTGAAGAACGTGGGGTGAAGCGTTTACAGCAAATGAAATGGCAACCCGGCTATGTAATGCCACAGCATTATCGCGGTAAAGGTTATAAAGTTGAATACAGAGACCACAAGTTGCCTAAACCTGACCGTAAACAGCAATGGTATAAGGTTAACAATGAATACATTCTGGTCGATTCAGACAATAACAGTATCATTCGAATTCTTGGACATTAA
- a CDS encoding RcnB family protein produces MKKVLTTIALSLSALVATSAMAAPQHDPRYAPHKPAPHWDHKDAKKWDDRRDDRRWNDKRYNNRVVNPSRDWRVGQKLPKQYDNRRFEVSGYEARRLPNANRNQQWYKINGDYVLVNERNDKIIRIIN; encoded by the coding sequence ATGAAAAAAGTGTTAACAACAATCGCTTTATCCTTGAGTGCTTTAGTTGCAACTTCTGCAATGGCGGCACCGCAACATGATCCGCGTTATGCGCCACATAAACCGGCACCGCATTGGGATCATAAAGATGCGAAAAAATGGGACGATCGCCGTGATGACCGTCGCTGGAATGATAAACGCTATAACAACCGTGTAGTAAATCCAAGCCGTGACTGGCGTGTTGGCCAAAAGTTGCCTAAACAATATGACAACCGCCGTTTTGAAGTAAGTGGTTATGAAGCGCGTCGTCTACCAAATGCAAATAGAAACCAGCAGTGGTACAAGATCAATGGTGATTACGTGCTCGTAAATGAGCGTAATGACAAGATTATTCGTATCATCAACTAA
- the ssuD gene encoding FMNH2-dependent alkanesulfonate monooxygenase, which translates to MKIFWFIPTHGDSRYLGTSKGARQVDHAYMKQIAVAVDNLGYEGVLIPTGRSCEDPWLTAASLIDATKKLKFLVALRPGVTTPALAARMAATFDRLSGGRVLLNLVTGGDEQELKGDGVYEDHSTRYKTANEYVHIWREILTRSHTGESFTFHGERLKVDDAKLLYPPIQQPYPPLWFGGSSDDAIELATNQVDTYLTWGEPPAAVKEKIEVVRKKAEAKGRQLNYGIRLHVIVRETNEQAWAAAEELIQYVDDATIAAAQAKFKSMDSVGQRRMAELHNGDRTKLEVSPNLWAGVGLVRGGAGTALVGDPETVAARIQEYADLGISTFIFSGYPHLEESIRFAELVFPLLPLETQQKLAQPNLTGPFGEIVANNYTPEENKKAQTIQESA; encoded by the coding sequence ATGAAAATTTTCTGGTTTATCCCGACACATGGTGACAGCCGCTACCTAGGCACCAGCAAAGGTGCACGCCAGGTCGATCATGCCTACATGAAGCAGATTGCGGTTGCGGTCGATAACCTGGGCTATGAAGGTGTGCTAATTCCAACAGGTCGTTCATGTGAAGATCCATGGTTAACCGCAGCCAGCCTGATTGACGCGACTAAAAAATTGAAATTCCTTGTGGCATTACGCCCGGGTGTAACAACGCCTGCATTGGCAGCACGTATGGCAGCCACCTTTGACCGCTTGTCGGGTGGTCGTGTCTTGCTAAATCTGGTCACGGGTGGTGATGAGCAGGAACTAAAAGGCGACGGCGTGTATGAAGATCACTCGACACGTTATAAAACTGCCAACGAATATGTACACATTTGGCGTGAAATTTTAACCCGTTCACACACAGGTGAAAGTTTTACATTCCACGGCGAACGTTTAAAAGTTGATGATGCCAAGTTACTTTATCCACCAATTCAACAGCCATATCCTCCACTATGGTTTGGTGGTTCGTCTGATGATGCGATTGAGCTTGCGACCAACCAAGTGGATACTTACCTGACTTGGGGTGAACCACCTGCAGCAGTCAAAGAAAAAATTGAAGTGGTACGCAAAAAAGCTGAAGCCAAAGGTCGTCAACTAAACTACGGTATTCGCTTGCATGTCATCGTACGTGAAACCAATGAACAAGCGTGGGCAGCAGCAGAAGAGCTGATTCAATATGTAGACGATGCCACTATTGCGGCTGCGCAAGCCAAATTTAAATCGATGGACTCTGTCGGTCAGCGTCGTATGGCTGAACTACATAACGGTGACCGTACCAAGCTTGAAGTGTCGCCAAACCTTTGGGCAGGTGTTGGGCTTGTTCGTGGTGGTGCTGGTACAGCATTGGTCGGTGATCCTGAAACAGTGGCAGCACGTATTCAGGAATATGCTGACTTAGGCATTAGCACCTTTATTTTCTCAGGCTACCCGCACCTTGAAGAATCGATTCGTTTTGCTGAATTGGTGTTCCCATTATTGCCTCTAGAAACACAACAGAAACTTGCTCAACCGAATTTAACGGGTCCTTTTGGTGAAATTGTGGCAAACAACTACACCCCTGAAGAGAACAAAAAGGCTCAGACAATTCAGGAGTCTGCTTAA